In Labrus mixtus chromosome 11, fLabMix1.1, whole genome shotgun sequence, a single window of DNA contains:
- the setdb1b gene encoding histone-lysine N-methyltransferase SETDB1-B isoform X2, translating into MESSDGMEVDGWDSNLEEELGISLDELKKWIEETVEKSEIVQKKKAQLTELKEWVEQKEEEEAKTEMLLKDANQSVLECEKLVKETYQKNGLVYRESSSEDEGGGGGLLSSEVIEIDDDDDDDVIAVGCLVPPKKTLTPSKDPSVKDTSAALQKTVQQVKKLTQIVNKPGVPLLRSPMQSTPLTSIHSSAPAVFVSQLSSHSMTQPNPNIKEDELRVGMIILGKKRTKTWHRGTLVAINPVGNGVFKYKVKFDKGKSLLSGNHVAFDYNPILESLFVGARVVAKYKDGNLVWLYAGIVAEMPNTKNKMRFLIFFDDGYASYVNLPDLFPVCRPLKRTWEDIEDASCRDFIEEYITAYPSRPMVLLKVGQIIKTEWEGTWWKSKVEEVDGSLVKILFLDDKRSEWIYRGSTRLEPMFNLKMTSANTQEKKLAGQQRSRPNMGALRSKGPVVQYTSDGHVGASPVKSPQPSPSQPSPTPQPPPRPQPQQPQQPQQPQIQHTPQPPQPLQPLQPLQPPQPPQLLQPLQPPQPTQPPQPTQPPRVDNKHQMAKKSTSPFVPGVGGTHASKVMQSLSSSPSNFTGVRILNTQNTTTLTFAQPYQRQLPTLAGAPPPVTHAVATIPHQPAYRAPTDRIFYLTHTCQPACLNRVRPVKPDLHRGKNPLLTPLLYDFRRMTGRRKVNRKMSFHVIYKAPCGLCLRNMLEIQQYLFQTRCDFIFLEMFCLDPYVLVDRPFQPQRPFYYIPDITGGKEDIPLSCVNEIDTTPPPNVAYSKERIPEDGVYINTSADFLVGCECTDGCRDKSKCSCHQLTLQATGCTPGAQINTSAGFLHKRLEECLPTGIYECNKRCKCCAEMCTNRLVQHGLQVRLQLFKTQNKGWGIRCLDDVAKGSFVCIYAGKILTDDFADKEGLEMGDEYFANLDHIESVENFKEGYESEAHCSDSEGSGVDVSRIKIQPSALVSNNPVGRPSKKTQSPSSSGDSNDDDDKDSKSEDESDSSDDTFVKESYFSSSSVWRSYTTRGQVKGNKEGSQDSKDGLSASVKGPDDDKPPPMPEEMGKSKVASWLTSQGMKKESGDSKSQVKSETGKKQDVMTLSDSDDVQTISSGSDDNKEKEKVTPGVTKKQVAVKSTRGIALKGSHGMMVKTGPPGGGGGQGGQGGKKGQQGQTGGGTENAHRNTRLFFDGEESCYIIDAKLEGNLGRYLNHSCSPNLFVQNVFVDTHDLRFPWVAFFASKRIRAGTELTWDYNYEVGSVEGKVLLCCCGSTECRGRLL; encoded by the exons AATGGAGGTGGACGGCTGGGACTCCAatctggaggaggagctgggcATTTCTCTGGACGAGCTGAAGAAGTGGATTGAAGAAACTGTGGAGAAGAGCGAGATCGTGCAGAAGAAAAAGGCTCAGCTGACGGAACTCAAAGAATGGGTggagcagaaagaggaagaggaggccaaGACAGAGATGCTTCTCAAAGATGCCAACCA GTCGGTGTTGGAGTGTGAGAAACTGGTGAAGGAAACATACCAGAAGAACGGCCTGGTGTACCGTGAGAGCAGCTCAGAGGAcgagggaggtggaggaggcctGTTGTCCTCCGAGGTCATCGAGATAgacgatgacgacgatgatgatgtcatcgcagTCGGCTGCT TGGTTCCTCCTAAGAAGACGCTCACTCCGAGCAAAGATCCATCG GTAAAAGACACCTCTGCAGCTCTACAGAAAACAGTGCAGCAGGTGAAGAAGTTGACCCAAATAGTCAACAAGCCTGGTGTTCCATTGCTTCGATCTCCAATGCAGTCTACACCCCTGACAA GTATACATAGTTCAGCTCCAGCAGTGTTTGTGTCCCAGCTTTCGTCTCATTCCATGACCCAGCCGAACCCAAACATCAAAGAGGACGAGCTCAGAGTCGGGATGATCATTCTGGGAAAGAAGCGCACCAAGACCTGGCACAGAGGCACCCTTGTTGCCATCAACCCTGTCG GAAACGGTGTTTTCAAGTATAAAGTGAAGTTTGATAAAGGAAAGAGTCTGCTGTCAGGAAATCACGTGGCATTCGACTACAACCCCATCCTGGAGAGCCTGTTCGTCGGGGCTCGTGTCGTCGCCAAGTACAAGGACGGCAACCTGGTGTGGCTCTATGCTGGCATAGTGGCAGAGATGCCCAACACCAAGAACAAGATGAG ATTTCTGATCTTCTTTGATGATGGCTACGCTTCATATGTTAATCTTCCTGACCTTTTCCCTGTTTGCCGACCAT TGAAGCGTACCTGGGAGGACATTGAGGATGCATCATGTCGAGACTTCATTGAGGAGTACATCACTGCATATCCCAGCAGGCCTATGGTGCTCCTAAAGGTTGGACAGATCATCAAGACAGAGTGGGAGGGAACGTGGTGGAAGAGCAAAGTGGAGGAGGTGGATGGAAGCTTGGTCAAGATCCTCTTTTTG gatgataagaggagcgAGTGGATCTACAGAGGCTCCACCAGGTTGGAGCCAATGTTCAACCTGAAGATGACCTCTGCCAACACGCAGGAGAAGAAGCTGGCAGGACAGCAGAGGTCACGACCTAACatgg GGGCGTTAAGGAGTAAGGGTCCAGTGGTTCAGTACACCAGCGACGGACATGTCGGAGCCTCTCCTGTGAAATCACCACAGCCCTCACCCAGCCAGCCTTCACCGACACCACAACCTCCACCCCGGCCTCAGCCCCAGCAGCCCCAGCAGCCCCAGCAGCCACAGATCCAACACACCCCTCAACCTCCACAGCCCCTGCAGCCCCTGCAGCCCCTGCAGCCCCCACAGCCCCCACAGCTCCTACAGCCCCTACAGCCCCCACAGCCCACACAGCCCCCACAGCCCACACAACCTCCCCGTGTTGA CAACAAGCATCAGATGGCAAAGAAGAGCACTTCTCCGTTTGTCCCAGGAGTTGGAGGCACTCATGCCTCCAAAGTCATGCAGTCTCTTTCCTCCAGTCCCAGCAACTTCACTGG AGTGAGAATACTGAATACTCAAAATACTACTACACTAACTTTTGCACAACCGTATCAGAGACAGTTGCCCACTCTGGCTGGAGCCCCTCCTCCTGTCACCCACGCTGTGGCGACCATCCCACATCAACCTGCGTACCGCGCCCCCACAGACCGCATCTTCTACCTGACGCACACTTGCCAGCCTGCGTGTCTGAACAGAGTCCGCCCTGTGAAACCGGACCTGCACCGCGGAAAGAACCCGCTCCTCACACCTTTACTGTACGATTTCAGACGCATGACAGGGCGACGCAAAGTCAACCGCAAG ATGTCCTTCCATGTGATCTACAAGGCCCCTTGTGGTCTTTGTCTTCGGAACATGTTAGAGATCCAGCAGTACCTCTTCCAGACCCGCTGTGACTTTATATTCCTGGAGATGTTCTGTCTCGACCCCTACGTGCTGGTGGACCGGCCCTTCCAGCCTCAGAGGCCATTCTACTACATCCCCGACATCACAGGCGGAAAGGAAGATATCCCCCTCTCCTGCGTCAATGAGATCGATACCACCCCGCCTCCTAATGTAGCTTACA GTAAAGAGCGCATTCCTGAAGACGGAGTTTATATCAACACCAGTGCGGACTTCCTGGTCGGCTGTGAATGTACTGACGGCTGTCGAGACAA ATCCAAATGCTCGTGCCACCAGCTGACCCTGCAGGCCACAGGCTGTACACCAGGGGCCCAGATCAACACAAGCGCTGGATTTTTACACAAACGATTAGAGGAGTGTCTCCCCACAGG GATCTATGAGTGTAATAAGAGGTGTAAATGCTGTGCTGAGATGTGTACTAATCGACTGGTGCAGCACGGCCTGCAGGTGCGTCTCCAGCTCTTTAAGACCCAGAACAAGGGCTGGGGCATCCGATGTCTGGACGACGTGGCCAAGGGCTCTTTCGTCTGTATTTATGCTG GTAAAATTTTAACGGACGACTTTGCCGACAAAGAAGGCCTAGAGATGGGTGACGAGTATTTTGCTAATCTAGACCACATTGAGAGTGTGGAGAATTTCAAGGAGGGCTACGAGAGCGAGGCTCACTGCTCAGACAGCGAGGGGAGCGGTGTGGATGTATCCAGAATCAAAATACAACCATCTGCTTTAGTATCTAATAACCCTGTGGGCCGACCGTCCAAAAAAA CTCAAAGCCCAAGCTCATCGGGGGACAGTAACGATGACGACGACAAGGATTCAAAGAGCGAGGATGAAAGTGACAGTTCAGATGACACGTTTGTGAAGGAAAGCtacttcagctccagctctgtgtGGAGGAGCTACACCACACGGGGGCAGGTCAAAGGCAACAAGGAAG GGAGTCAAGACAGTAAAGATGGATTGAGTGCTTCAGTCAAAGGGCCTGATGATGATAAACCTCCGCCCATGCCAGAGGAGATGGGGAAAAGTAAAGTGGCTTCATGGCTTACCAGTCAGGGGATGAAGAAG gAATCTGGAGACAGCAAAAG TCAAGTGAAGTCAGAAACAGGAAAGAAGCAGGATGTGATGACACTCTCTGACAGTGACGATGTTCAGACCATCAGCTCTGGATCTGACGAcaacaaagagaaggagaaagtcACCCCTg GCGTGACTAAGAAGCAGGTAGCAGTGAAATCTACCCGAGGCATCGCCCTAAAGGGCAGCCACGGGATGATGGTGAAAACGGGTCCACCTGGAGGTGGTGGAGGGCAGGGCGGtcagggagggaaaaaaggacagcagggacagacaggaggaggaactGAAAATGCTCACAGGAACACCCGTCTGTTCTTTGACGGTGAAGAGTCCTGCTACATCATCGATGCCAAGCTGGAAGGAAATCTCGGCCGTTACCTCAAT CACAGTTGTAGTCCTAACCTTTTTGTCCAGAATGTGTTCGTGGACACACATGACCTGCGCTTTCCCTGGGTGGCGTTCTTTGCCAGCAA GCGGATCCGAGCCGGCACAGAGCTGACCTGGGACTACAACTACGAGGTGGGCAGTGTGGAGGGGAaggtgctgctctgctgctgtggaTCAACCGAGTGCAGAGGAAGACTGCTGTGA
- the setdb1b gene encoding histone-lysine N-methyltransferase SETDB1-B isoform X1: MESSDGMEVDGWDSNLEEELGISLDELKKWIEETVEKSEIVQKKKAQLTELKEWVEQKEEEEAKTEMLLKDANQSVLECEKLVKETYQKNGLVYRESSSEDEGGGGGLLSSEVIEIDDDDDDDVIAVGCLVPPKKTLTPSKDPSVRTVKDTSAALQKTVQQVKKLTQIVNKPGVPLLRSPMQSTPLTSIHSSAPAVFVSQLSSHSMTQPNPNIKEDELRVGMIILGKKRTKTWHRGTLVAINPVGNGVFKYKVKFDKGKSLLSGNHVAFDYNPILESLFVGARVVAKYKDGNLVWLYAGIVAEMPNTKNKMRFLIFFDDGYASYVNLPDLFPVCRPLKRTWEDIEDASCRDFIEEYITAYPSRPMVLLKVGQIIKTEWEGTWWKSKVEEVDGSLVKILFLDDKRSEWIYRGSTRLEPMFNLKMTSANTQEKKLAGQQRSRPNMGALRSKGPVVQYTSDGHVGASPVKSPQPSPSQPSPTPQPPPRPQPQQPQQPQQPQIQHTPQPPQPLQPLQPLQPPQPPQLLQPLQPPQPTQPPQPTQPPRVDNKHQMAKKSTSPFVPGVGGTHASKVMQSLSSSPSNFTGVRILNTQNTTTLTFAQPYQRQLPTLAGAPPPVTHAVATIPHQPAYRAPTDRIFYLTHTCQPACLNRVRPVKPDLHRGKNPLLTPLLYDFRRMTGRRKVNRKMSFHVIYKAPCGLCLRNMLEIQQYLFQTRCDFIFLEMFCLDPYVLVDRPFQPQRPFYYIPDITGGKEDIPLSCVNEIDTTPPPNVAYSKERIPEDGVYINTSADFLVGCECTDGCRDKSKCSCHQLTLQATGCTPGAQINTSAGFLHKRLEECLPTGIYECNKRCKCCAEMCTNRLVQHGLQVRLQLFKTQNKGWGIRCLDDVAKGSFVCIYAGKILTDDFADKEGLEMGDEYFANLDHIESVENFKEGYESEAHCSDSEGSGVDVSRIKIQPSALVSNNPVGRPSKKTQSPSSSGDSNDDDDKDSKSEDESDSSDDTFVKESYFSSSSVWRSYTTRGQVKGNKEGSQDSKDGLSASVKGPDDDKPPPMPEEMGKSKVASWLTSQGMKKESGDSKSQVKSETGKKQDVMTLSDSDDVQTISSGSDDNKEKEKVTPGVTKKQVAVKSTRGIALKGSHGMMVKTGPPGGGGGQGGQGGKKGQQGQTGGGTENAHRNTRLFFDGEESCYIIDAKLEGNLGRYLNHSCSPNLFVQNVFVDTHDLRFPWVAFFASKRIRAGTELTWDYNYEVGSVEGKVLLCCCGSTECRGRLL; this comes from the exons AATGGAGGTGGACGGCTGGGACTCCAatctggaggaggagctgggcATTTCTCTGGACGAGCTGAAGAAGTGGATTGAAGAAACTGTGGAGAAGAGCGAGATCGTGCAGAAGAAAAAGGCTCAGCTGACGGAACTCAAAGAATGGGTggagcagaaagaggaagaggaggccaaGACAGAGATGCTTCTCAAAGATGCCAACCA GTCGGTGTTGGAGTGTGAGAAACTGGTGAAGGAAACATACCAGAAGAACGGCCTGGTGTACCGTGAGAGCAGCTCAGAGGAcgagggaggtggaggaggcctGTTGTCCTCCGAGGTCATCGAGATAgacgatgacgacgatgatgatgtcatcgcagTCGGCTGCT TGGTTCCTCCTAAGAAGACGCTCACTCCGAGCAAAGATCCATCGGTGAGAACA GTAAAAGACACCTCTGCAGCTCTACAGAAAACAGTGCAGCAGGTGAAGAAGTTGACCCAAATAGTCAACAAGCCTGGTGTTCCATTGCTTCGATCTCCAATGCAGTCTACACCCCTGACAA GTATACATAGTTCAGCTCCAGCAGTGTTTGTGTCCCAGCTTTCGTCTCATTCCATGACCCAGCCGAACCCAAACATCAAAGAGGACGAGCTCAGAGTCGGGATGATCATTCTGGGAAAGAAGCGCACCAAGACCTGGCACAGAGGCACCCTTGTTGCCATCAACCCTGTCG GAAACGGTGTTTTCAAGTATAAAGTGAAGTTTGATAAAGGAAAGAGTCTGCTGTCAGGAAATCACGTGGCATTCGACTACAACCCCATCCTGGAGAGCCTGTTCGTCGGGGCTCGTGTCGTCGCCAAGTACAAGGACGGCAACCTGGTGTGGCTCTATGCTGGCATAGTGGCAGAGATGCCCAACACCAAGAACAAGATGAG ATTTCTGATCTTCTTTGATGATGGCTACGCTTCATATGTTAATCTTCCTGACCTTTTCCCTGTTTGCCGACCAT TGAAGCGTACCTGGGAGGACATTGAGGATGCATCATGTCGAGACTTCATTGAGGAGTACATCACTGCATATCCCAGCAGGCCTATGGTGCTCCTAAAGGTTGGACAGATCATCAAGACAGAGTGGGAGGGAACGTGGTGGAAGAGCAAAGTGGAGGAGGTGGATGGAAGCTTGGTCAAGATCCTCTTTTTG gatgataagaggagcgAGTGGATCTACAGAGGCTCCACCAGGTTGGAGCCAATGTTCAACCTGAAGATGACCTCTGCCAACACGCAGGAGAAGAAGCTGGCAGGACAGCAGAGGTCACGACCTAACatgg GGGCGTTAAGGAGTAAGGGTCCAGTGGTTCAGTACACCAGCGACGGACATGTCGGAGCCTCTCCTGTGAAATCACCACAGCCCTCACCCAGCCAGCCTTCACCGACACCACAACCTCCACCCCGGCCTCAGCCCCAGCAGCCCCAGCAGCCCCAGCAGCCACAGATCCAACACACCCCTCAACCTCCACAGCCCCTGCAGCCCCTGCAGCCCCTGCAGCCCCCACAGCCCCCACAGCTCCTACAGCCCCTACAGCCCCCACAGCCCACACAGCCCCCACAGCCCACACAACCTCCCCGTGTTGA CAACAAGCATCAGATGGCAAAGAAGAGCACTTCTCCGTTTGTCCCAGGAGTTGGAGGCACTCATGCCTCCAAAGTCATGCAGTCTCTTTCCTCCAGTCCCAGCAACTTCACTGG AGTGAGAATACTGAATACTCAAAATACTACTACACTAACTTTTGCACAACCGTATCAGAGACAGTTGCCCACTCTGGCTGGAGCCCCTCCTCCTGTCACCCACGCTGTGGCGACCATCCCACATCAACCTGCGTACCGCGCCCCCACAGACCGCATCTTCTACCTGACGCACACTTGCCAGCCTGCGTGTCTGAACAGAGTCCGCCCTGTGAAACCGGACCTGCACCGCGGAAAGAACCCGCTCCTCACACCTTTACTGTACGATTTCAGACGCATGACAGGGCGACGCAAAGTCAACCGCAAG ATGTCCTTCCATGTGATCTACAAGGCCCCTTGTGGTCTTTGTCTTCGGAACATGTTAGAGATCCAGCAGTACCTCTTCCAGACCCGCTGTGACTTTATATTCCTGGAGATGTTCTGTCTCGACCCCTACGTGCTGGTGGACCGGCCCTTCCAGCCTCAGAGGCCATTCTACTACATCCCCGACATCACAGGCGGAAAGGAAGATATCCCCCTCTCCTGCGTCAATGAGATCGATACCACCCCGCCTCCTAATGTAGCTTACA GTAAAGAGCGCATTCCTGAAGACGGAGTTTATATCAACACCAGTGCGGACTTCCTGGTCGGCTGTGAATGTACTGACGGCTGTCGAGACAA ATCCAAATGCTCGTGCCACCAGCTGACCCTGCAGGCCACAGGCTGTACACCAGGGGCCCAGATCAACACAAGCGCTGGATTTTTACACAAACGATTAGAGGAGTGTCTCCCCACAGG GATCTATGAGTGTAATAAGAGGTGTAAATGCTGTGCTGAGATGTGTACTAATCGACTGGTGCAGCACGGCCTGCAGGTGCGTCTCCAGCTCTTTAAGACCCAGAACAAGGGCTGGGGCATCCGATGTCTGGACGACGTGGCCAAGGGCTCTTTCGTCTGTATTTATGCTG GTAAAATTTTAACGGACGACTTTGCCGACAAAGAAGGCCTAGAGATGGGTGACGAGTATTTTGCTAATCTAGACCACATTGAGAGTGTGGAGAATTTCAAGGAGGGCTACGAGAGCGAGGCTCACTGCTCAGACAGCGAGGGGAGCGGTGTGGATGTATCCAGAATCAAAATACAACCATCTGCTTTAGTATCTAATAACCCTGTGGGCCGACCGTCCAAAAAAA CTCAAAGCCCAAGCTCATCGGGGGACAGTAACGATGACGACGACAAGGATTCAAAGAGCGAGGATGAAAGTGACAGTTCAGATGACACGTTTGTGAAGGAAAGCtacttcagctccagctctgtgtGGAGGAGCTACACCACACGGGGGCAGGTCAAAGGCAACAAGGAAG GGAGTCAAGACAGTAAAGATGGATTGAGTGCTTCAGTCAAAGGGCCTGATGATGATAAACCTCCGCCCATGCCAGAGGAGATGGGGAAAAGTAAAGTGGCTTCATGGCTTACCAGTCAGGGGATGAAGAAG gAATCTGGAGACAGCAAAAG TCAAGTGAAGTCAGAAACAGGAAAGAAGCAGGATGTGATGACACTCTCTGACAGTGACGATGTTCAGACCATCAGCTCTGGATCTGACGAcaacaaagagaaggagaaagtcACCCCTg GCGTGACTAAGAAGCAGGTAGCAGTGAAATCTACCCGAGGCATCGCCCTAAAGGGCAGCCACGGGATGATGGTGAAAACGGGTCCACCTGGAGGTGGTGGAGGGCAGGGCGGtcagggagggaaaaaaggacagcagggacagacaggaggaggaactGAAAATGCTCACAGGAACACCCGTCTGTTCTTTGACGGTGAAGAGTCCTGCTACATCATCGATGCCAAGCTGGAAGGAAATCTCGGCCGTTACCTCAAT CACAGTTGTAGTCCTAACCTTTTTGTCCAGAATGTGTTCGTGGACACACATGACCTGCGCTTTCCCTGGGTGGCGTTCTTTGCCAGCAA GCGGATCCGAGCCGGCACAGAGCTGACCTGGGACTACAACTACGAGGTGGGCAGTGTGGAGGGGAaggtgctgctctgctgctgtggaTCAACCGAGTGCAGAGGAAGACTGCTGTGA